From one Halothece sp. PCC 7418 genomic stretch:
- the gghA gene encoding glucosylglycerol hydrolase translates to MVVQTEQTIQLQENPTQDLLDWAIALEESELSYLEKSEAIARRLGAHYREDGLTEIGFWTPELTGEVMRPRAIYLEVLTPEADVDLRAKSQTLKFKRDRVPMRQEGEYFWGVYSGIRPGTRHQLGSLYWLRYVDPREELQTVRDVLAYSLPFGVFGPAEVYDFNQLQQHRTDLSYFQQRSQLDAEGNLPRQPAPQNILQLHVGTASEEGTFEGLTRVYQTISDKLAQGEPLTPREENYIGYDAVQLLPIEPTIEYRDDYSPISEFFDFEDNETEHPDSTSIPLTDEVKVHLKKPNTQDWGYDVPILGSSATNPAILGSLRPDEVIDFVATLHNFATGPIQIIYDLVYGHADNQAELLINRQFLKGPNMYGQDLNHQLPTVRAIFLEMQRRKLNTGADGIRVDGGQDFRFFNPLTGRVEQDDAYLLEMSDVVQEIGENKRLMFTIFEDGRPWPAQGWEETSTYRDLIELKPESYQWGPLIFAHNTPSLAGFWERKWGRVSEVMYQGDRWITGCANHDTVRRGNQIDPEEKINWNLGDTLSEVLKNAYDNPATNLWVYGFSPGIPMDFINSLMHTPWMFFRNTDERYGVKVVSEEVGFLDWQITEDIYNQKQSFSRLKSLGFETLEQLREFGKALQTTMIERDYDLNAVIEACHSCLGDQTDRCEFPLLMRLNRPGMVAFLRELDLPKLKQFALMFMEDCYEVCNVGHYGKDLNPEKTAFNLALRRFRDQHRWLHENLVPGTDRFNQVSEETHTVFYGLRTNPEHPEEQIAMVTHMGGEPITVTLGDWLQLDVNEWHCAIASPGLEIADLSCFELKDSQGVLLKST, encoded by the coding sequence GTGGTTGTACAAACAGAACAAACAATTCAGTTACAAGAAAACCCAACCCAAGACCTCCTAGATTGGGCGATCGCGCTGGAAGAGTCTGAACTCAGCTATCTGGAAAAATCCGAAGCGATCGCGCGTCGTCTCGGGGCCCATTATCGCGAAGATGGCTTGACTGAAATTGGCTTTTGGACCCCCGAATTAACTGGTGAAGTGATGCGCCCGCGTGCCATTTATCTGGAAGTCTTAACCCCAGAAGCAGATGTGGATTTACGCGCCAAAAGTCAAACCCTCAAATTTAAGCGCGATCGCGTGCCCATGCGACAAGAAGGGGAATATTTCTGGGGCGTTTATTCTGGTATCCGTCCTGGAACACGGCATCAACTGGGAAGCCTCTACTGGTTACGCTACGTTGATCCCCGCGAAGAACTACAAACCGTTCGCGATGTCCTCGCCTATTCTCTCCCTTTTGGAGTATTTGGTCCAGCAGAAGTTTACGATTTCAACCAGTTACAACAACACCGTACCGATTTATCTTATTTCCAACAAAGGTCACAACTTGATGCAGAAGGAAATCTTCCTCGACAACCAGCCCCGCAAAACATTCTGCAACTGCACGTGGGAACCGCTTCTGAGGAAGGGACATTTGAAGGCTTAACTCGCGTTTATCAAACCATTTCCGATAAACTTGCTCAAGGAGAACCCCTCACTCCCCGTGAAGAGAATTATATCGGCTATGATGCCGTGCAACTGCTTCCCATCGAACCCACCATTGAATATCGGGATGATTACAGTCCCATTAGCGAATTTTTTGACTTTGAAGACAACGAAACCGAACATCCAGACTCTACTAGCATTCCTCTCACGGATGAAGTCAAAGTTCACCTCAAAAAACCAAACACCCAAGACTGGGGTTATGATGTGCCAATTTTAGGCTCAAGTGCAACCAATCCAGCGATTTTAGGCAGTTTACGCCCTGATGAAGTGATTGATTTTGTCGCAACCCTCCATAATTTTGCAACAGGTCCGATTCAGATCATCTATGATTTGGTTTATGGTCATGCCGATAATCAAGCGGAACTCCTCATTAATCGCCAATTCCTCAAAGGACCCAATATGTATGGGCAAGATTTAAATCATCAACTTCCCACAGTGCGGGCGATTTTCCTAGAAATGCAACGACGGAAACTCAATACAGGTGCAGATGGGATTCGGGTTGATGGCGGACAAGATTTTCGCTTCTTTAATCCTCTCACAGGACGAGTCGAACAAGATGATGCCTACCTGTTAGAAATGAGCGATGTCGTGCAGGAAATTGGCGAAAATAAACGTCTCATGTTTACCATCTTTGAAGATGGTCGTCCTTGGCCGGCCCAAGGATGGGAAGAAACGTCCACCTATCGGGACTTAATTGAACTCAAACCAGAATCTTATCAATGGGGTCCTCTAATTTTCGCTCATAATACCCCCAGTTTAGCTGGATTTTGGGAACGGAAATGGGGACGAGTTTCGGAGGTGATGTATCAAGGTGATCGCTGGATTACAGGCTGTGCCAATCATGATACAGTGCGACGAGGAAATCAAATTGATCCAGAAGAAAAGATCAACTGGAATCTAGGCGATACTCTTTCTGAAGTCTTGAAAAATGCCTACGATAACCCTGCAACAAATCTTTGGGTGTATGGTTTTAGCCCCGGCATTCCCATGGACTTTATTAACTCTCTCATGCACACCCCTTGGATGTTTTTCCGCAATACCGATGAACGGTATGGGGTGAAAGTGGTTTCCGAAGAAGTGGGCTTTTTAGACTGGCAAATCACAGAAGACATCTATAATCAAAAACAGTCTTTCTCCCGTCTCAAGTCCCTCGGGTTTGAAACCTTGGAACAACTGCGGGAGTTTGGCAAAGCTCTGCAGACAACAATGATCGAACGGGATTATGATCTCAATGCGGTGATTGAAGCCTGTCATTCCTGTTTGGGAGATCAGACAGACCGTTGTGAGTTTCCTTTGTTAATGCGTCTCAATCGTCCAGGAATGGTTGCGTTTTTACGGGAGTTAGATCTTCCCAAGTTGAAACAGTTTGCATTGATGTTTATGGAAGATTGTTATGAGGTCTGTAATGTTGGGCATTATGGGAAAGACCTCAATCCAGAAAAAACTGCCTTTAATCTGGCTTTACGTCGATTTCGAGACCAACATCGCTGGTTACATGAGAATCTTGTCCCTGGAACGGATCGCTTTAATCAAGTCAGCGAAGAAACCCATACCGTCTTCTATGGGCTACGAACGAATCCTGAGCATCCTGAGGAACAGATTGCTATGGTTACTCACATGGGCGGTGAACCGATTACCGTGACCCTTGGCGACTGGTTGCAACTCGATGTAAATGAATGGCACTGCGCGATCGCGTCCCCTGGATTAGAAATTGCTGATCTCAGTTGCTTTGAGTTGAAAGATTCTCAGGGAGTGCTTCTAAAATCCACTTGA
- a CDS encoding chromophore lyase CpcT/CpeT — MSHATDIVTLGRWMAADFSNQEQAFANPPFFAHIRVCMRPLPVALLSGISLFVEQAYDYMLNNPYRMRVLKLLVVDDHIEIENYVLKDPSAFPGASRDPQRLQELTSDNLERLPGCNMVVNWTGNSFQGEVEPGKACKVVRKGQETYLDSTFEIDANQFTSLDRGRDPETDERVWGSVAGAFEFVRWESFAHEVVSKV; from the coding sequence ATGTCTCACGCTACTGATATCGTTACTCTCGGTCGCTGGATGGCTGCGGACTTTAGTAATCAAGAGCAAGCATTTGCGAATCCTCCTTTTTTTGCCCACATTCGGGTTTGTATGCGCCCCCTCCCCGTGGCATTACTCTCAGGGATTAGTTTGTTTGTAGAACAAGCCTATGACTATATGCTGAATAACCCTTATCGGATGCGCGTTCTGAAATTATTAGTCGTTGATGATCATATCGAAATTGAAAATTATGTTTTAAAAGATCCCAGCGCCTTTCCAGGGGCAAGTCGAGATCCACAACGATTGCAAGAACTAACTAGCGATAATCTGGAAAGACTGCCAGGTTGCAATATGGTTGTCAATTGGACGGGGAATAGTTTTCAGGGGGAAGTTGAACCAGGAAAGGCTTGTAAAGTAGTGCGTAAAGGACAAGAGACCTATTTAGATAGCACGTTTGAAATTGATGCCAATCAGTTTACAAGTTTAGATCGCGGACGAGACCCAGAAACGGATGAGCGCGTTTGGGGATCGGTTGCGGGTGCGTTTGAGTTTGTGCGTTGGGAAAGTTTCGCCCATGAAGTCGTATCCAAGGTTTAA
- a CDS encoding J domain-containing protein has translation MSRSRKSKSSQPKSQSLALSEVHDQIAALKKDQQWFLKQIKRKRTELKNLVNQMQEIAQEMFQRSRPIMEKMMERDREIHQLFQEIFTKRKFGKKSRKKIQSVYESLQSDGLISSPGEDDETNPFSEEFAEEFAQAKEGFQEETQDSNQPKEMSDPPANQRKMRDIFLRLASRFHPDKVTDSETQEQYTAIMQEVNEAYQTGDFAKLLEIESKQHDLTEFAANNDQESNAEKQRSKLMRENELLAQQYEEIKQELRYLRQTPEGSAVTDYRRATKEGVDPIADVVAEGEKQLEFMTEIRDFVRDFRDQKMTIQDFMRGPDLGTAITVEDLEAILDEMFEVEFY, from the coding sequence ATGAGTCGATCGCGCAAATCTAAGTCCTCTCAACCCAAAAGCCAGTCTCTCGCTCTTTCTGAAGTTCACGACCAAATTGCAGCCCTCAAAAAAGACCAGCAATGGTTTCTGAAGCAAATTAAACGCAAGCGCACTGAGTTAAAAAACTTAGTGAATCAAATGCAAGAAATTGCTCAAGAAATGTTTCAGAGAAGTCGTCCGATTATGGAAAAAATGATGGAGCGCGATCGCGAAATTCATCAACTCTTTCAAGAAATTTTCACCAAAAGAAAGTTCGGTAAAAAAAGCCGAAAGAAAATCCAAAGCGTCTATGAATCTTTGCAAAGCGATGGTCTAATTAGCTCACCAGGGGAAGACGACGAAACAAACCCATTTTCAGAGGAATTTGCTGAAGAATTTGCCCAAGCAAAAGAGGGCTTTCAAGAAGAAACTCAAGACTCAAATCAACCAAAAGAGATGAGCGATCCGCCAGCCAATCAACGTAAAATGCGAGATATCTTTTTGCGTCTCGCCAGTCGTTTTCACCCCGATAAAGTAACGGATAGCGAAACCCAAGAACAATACACAGCAATCATGCAAGAAGTGAATGAAGCCTACCAAACAGGGGACTTCGCTAAACTTCTCGAGATTGAAAGCAAACAACACGATCTCACTGAGTTTGCTGCGAATAACGATCAAGAAAGTAATGCAGAAAAGCAACGCTCAAAACTGATGCGGGAAAATGAGTTGTTAGCGCAACAATACGAAGAAATTAAACAAGAATTGCGCTACCTCCGACAAACCCCAGAAGGATCAGCCGTTACGGATTATCGCCGTGCAACCAAAGAAGGGGTTGATCCCATTGCTGATGTGGTTGCAGAAGGAGAAAAACAATTAGAATTTATGACAGAAATTCGAGATTTCGTGCGAGATTTTCGAGATCAAAAAATGACAATTCAAGACTTTATGAGAGGTCCCGATTTAGGCACAGCAATAACGGTTGAAGACTTAGAAGCCATTCTCGATGAAATGTTTGAGGTTGAATTTTATTAG